Proteins co-encoded in one Prunus persica cultivar Lovell chromosome G6, Prunus_persica_NCBIv2, whole genome shotgun sequence genomic window:
- the LOC18773169 gene encoding probable disease resistance protein At1g58602 isoform X1, with protein MAELAVATAVEKLTNLIIQEAILLDGVGEKVEQIRNELRWMQSFLKDADHAAEQDRNERFRNWVSQIREVAFDAEDVVETYLREAAAASQSLWKKVVMPIHLHKVKRGIEKIQTRIDHISKQKDSFGIASMIASSREGGEGSISTNERLRWWRQPLPHIEEDDLIDLVQDTEALLTQLSSMEPRRGVVSIVGMGGLGKTTLAKKLYNHIELRRQFNCKAFVYVSQEYRRRETLRRIIKDVNVPYIGDLEEVDEEEMVKKLYEFLRGRKYLVVLDDVWENEVWDSLEAAFPTSGMAGSKVMLTTRNREVALHADARSTPHEPRMLTEDESLELLRKKALPGMDHFPSDLENLGREMVTKCGGLPLALVVLGGLLSRKMKTREEWELVLQNISWHLIDQDRVSAILALSYKDLPFYLKSCFLHLGIFPEDFSIPKTQLMRLWVAEGFLPQQGEEKAEGVAENCLNELINRCMIQVGTLTSLGRVKTICIHDLLRDFSLSVSREENFLGIYTGGEVESSVSPSTKSRRIALHSNPTQHCVLTSPFLNPYAPHLRSLHFFNRFLHPEVYFIKKDFKLLKVLDLKDTIGFMRLPSTIGILIQLRYLGLSQILKTYYIPPSIGNLKNLETLDLGYSYSPIPNVIWKMKRLRHMLLRDVSKPNCVNLRLDTLSHLQTLKTIRAGRWIEDGGLANMISLRRLGIERLSQERVNLVISILRRMCYLQSLSLEVMNNETFPTSMGLSHFQHLHKLCLKGKIEKLPHVREFPPNLVKLSLIGSELQKDSIVQLERLPYLKMLVLGNQSYKWRELVCSSEGFPQLQVLHLVSLMELEEWTVEENAMMKLKHLKIEDCPRLKIPERLKLSNTVKILEVVTEYDPFKRWRSPEWTKASKNRLDCFKCFQD; from the exons atggCAGAGCTTGCTGTTGCAACTGCAGTGGAAAAGCTCACAAACTTGATAATTCAAGAAGCGATTCTGTTGGATGGGGTTGGTGAGAAAGTTGAGCAAATCAGAAACGAATTGAGGTGGATGCAAAGCTTTCTCAAGGATGCAGATCATGCAGCAGAACAAGACAGAAACGAAAGATTTCGCAATTGGGTGTCTCAAATCAGAGAAGTAGCCTTCGATGCCGAAGATGTAGTAGAAACTTACCTCAGAgaggcagcagcagcatcacAAAGTTTATGGAAAAAAGTTGTAATGCCAATCCATCTTCACAAAGTCAAGAGGGGGATtgaaaaaatccaaacaaGGATTGACCACATTTCTAAGCAAAAGGACAGTTTCGGCATTGCCAGCATGATCGCTTCGTCACGAGAGGGAGGTGAAGGGAGCATTTCAACAAATGAGAGACTGCGATGGTGGAGACAGCCATTACCCCATATTGAGGAAGATGATTTGATTGATCTTGTACAAGACACTGAGGCCTTGCTAACACAACTATCTAGCATGGAGCCGAGGCGTGGAGTGGTTTCTATTGTAGGTATGGGGGGTCTGGGCAAAACTACTCttgcaaaaaaattgtacAATCACATTGAACTAAGGCGCCAATTTAATTGTAAAGCGTTCGTTTATGTGTCTCAAGAGTATAGAAGAAGAGAGACTCTGCGAAGAATCATCAAAGATGTAAATGTTCCATATATAGGTGATTTGGAGGAAGTAGATGAAGAGGAGATGGTAAAGAAGCTGTACGAATTCTTGAGAGGGAGGAAGTATCTTGTGGTTCTTGATGATGTATGGGAAAATGAAGTTTGGGATAGTTTGGAAGCTGCATTTCCTACTAGTGGAATGGCAGGAAGTAAGGTGATGCTGACAACCCGAAACAGGGAGGTTGCCTTACATGCAGATGCAAGGAGCACTCCCCATGAGCCGCGAATGCTGACAGAGGATGAAAGCCTGGAATTGTTACGCAAGAAAGCACTCCCGGGAATGGATCATTTTCCCTCCGACTTGGAGAATCTAGGAAGAGAGATGGTGACGAAATGCGGTGGTCTACCCTTGGCATTGGTGGTGCTTGGGGGATTACTATCCAGGAAAATGAAGACTAGAGAGGAATGGGAACTTGTCCTTCAAAACATCAGTTGGCACCTGATTGATCAAGATCGTGTTTCTGCAATTTTAGCCCTGAGCTATAAAGACTTGCCTTTCTACTTAAAATCatgttttcttcatttggGTATTTTCCCTGAGGATTTCTCCATACCAAAAACGCAATTGATGCGCTTGTGGGTAGCAGAAGGATTCTTACCCCAACAAGGGGAAGAAAAAGCAGAAGGTGTTGCTGAAAATTGCTTGAACGAGTTGATTAATAGGTGCATGATCCAAGTGGGAACTCTAACCTCACTTGGGAGGGTTAAAACCATCTGCATCCATGATCTTCTTAgagacttctctctctccgtaTCGAGGGAAGAAAATTTTCTTGGAATTTATACTGGTGGTGAAGTTGAATCATCAGTTTCCCCATCAACCAAATCTCGAAGAATTGCCTTACATTCTAACCCTACGCAGCATTGTGTCCTAACCTCACCTTTCCTAAATCCATATGCTCCCCATTTACGATCGCTTCATTTTTTCAACCGCTTTCTACATCCAGAAgtctattttattaaaaaggatTTCAAATTGTTGAAGGTCTTAGATCTAAAGGATACAATTGGATTCATGCGACTACCTAGTACTATAGGGATCCTAATTCAGTTGAGGTATCTTGGATTGAGCCAGATTCTTAAAACTTACTACATCCCACCATCGATTGGAAACTTGAAGAACCTAGAGACACTAGATTTGGGATATTCTTATTCACCCATCCCCAATGTCATTTGGAAGATGAAACGTTTGAGGCATATGCTCCTACGTGATGTGTCCAAACCAAATTGTGTCAACCTTAGATTGGACACCTTGAGCCATTTACAGACCCTAAAAACTATAAGGGCTGGAAGATGGATAGAAGACGGCGGCTTAGCCAACATGATCAGTCTACGACGACTGGGAATAGAAAGATTATCACAAGAAAGGGTAAACTTGGTGATTTCAATACTAAGGAGAATGTGCTACCTGCAATCATTGTCACTGGAGGTGATGAACAATGAAACATTCCCAACATCCATGGGCCTCTCTCATTTCCAACATCTCCACAAGCTGTGTTTGAAGGGGAAAATAGAGAAGTTACCTCATGTACGTGAATTTCCTCCAAACCTCGTCAAGCTAAGTTTGATTGGTTCTGAGCTCCAGAAAGATTCGATAGTTCAACTAGAAAGGTTGCCTTACCTGAAGATGCTTGTCTTGGGGAACCAATCATACAAATGGAGGGAACTGGTTTGCTCTTCAGAAGGGTTTCCACAGCTGCAAGTTCTACACCTTGTTTCTTTAATGGAGTTGGAGGAATGGACAGTGGAAGAAAATGCAATGATGAAGCTCAAGCAT CTGAAGATAGAAGATTGCCCCAGACTGAAGATTCCAGAAAGATTGAAGTTGTCGAATACTGTTAAGATATTAGAGGTTGTTACAGAGTACGACCCGTTCAAACGATGGCGTTCGCCTGAATGGACAAAAGCTTCAAAAAACAGATTAGATTGTTTCAAATGTTTCCAAGATTAA
- the LOC18773169 gene encoding probable disease resistance RPP8-like protein 2 isoform X2 — protein MAELAVATAVEKLTNLIIQEAILLDGVGEKVEQIRNELRWMQSFLKDADHAAEQDRNERFRNWVSQIREVAFDAEDVVETYLREAAAASQSLWKKVVMPIHLHKVKRGIEKIQTRIDHISKQKDSFGIASMIASSREGGEGSISTNERLRWWRQPLPHIEEDDLIDLVQDTEALLTQLSSMEPRRGVVSIVGMGGLGKTTLAKKLYNHIELRRQFNCKAFVYVSQEYRRRETLRRIIKDVNVPYIGDLEEVDEEEMVKKLYEFLRGRKYLVVLDDVWENEVWDSLEAAFPTSGMAGSKVMLTTRNREVALHADARSTPHEPRMLTEDESLELFRKKALPGMDHFPSDLENLGREMVTKCGGLPLALVVLGGLLSRKMKTREEWELVLQNISWHLIDQDRVSAILALSYKDLPFYLKSCFLHLGLFPEDFSIPKTQLMRLWVAEGFLPQQGEDTAEGVAENCLNELINRCMIQVGTLTSLGRVKTISIHDLLRDFSLSVSREENFLGIYTGGEVESSVSPSTKSRRIALNSNPTQHGFLHSPFLNPYAPHLRSLHFFNRFQHPEFYFIKKDFKLLKVLDLKHAMGSTHTPSAIGILIQLRYLGVSQIFKNCYIPPSIGNLKNLETLDLGTSFSPIPNVIWKMKRLRHLLLCDKSQPNRVKLRLDTLSHLQTLKTIRAGRWIEDGGLANMISLRRLGIERLSQERVNLVISILRRMCYLQSLSLEVMNNETFPTSMGLSHFQHLHKLCLKGKIEKLPHVREFPPNLVKLSLIGSELQKDSIVQLERLPYLKMLVLGNQSYKWRELVSSSEGFPQLQVLHLVSLMELEEWTVEENAMMKLKHLKIEDCPRLKIPERLKLSNTVKILEVVTEYDPFKRWRSPEWTKASKNRLDCFKCFQD, from the exons atggCAGAGCTTGCTGTTGCAACTGCAGTGGAAAAGCTCACAAACTTGATAATTCAAGAAGCGATTCTGTTGGATGGGGTTGGTGAGAAAGTTGAGCAAATCAGAAACGAATTGAGGTGGATGCAAAGCTTTCTCAAGGATGCAGATCATGCAGCAGAACAAGACAGAAACGAAAGATTTCGCAATTGGGTGTCTCAAATCAGAGAAGTAGCCTTCGATGCCGAAGATGTAGTAGAAACTTACCTCAGAgaggcagcagcagcatcacAAAGTTTATGGAAAAAAGTTGTAATGCCAATCCATCTTCACAAAGTCAAGAGGGGGATtgaaaaaatccaaacaaGGATTGACCACATTTCTAAGCAAAAGGACAGTTTCGGCATTGCCAGCATGATCGCTTCGTCACGAGAGGGAGGTGAAGGGAGCATTTCAACAAATGAGAGACTGCGATGGTGGAGACAGCCATTACCCCATATTGAGGAAGATGATTTGATTGATCTTGTACAAGACACTGAGGCCTTGCTAACACAACTATCTAGCATGGAGCCGAGGCGTGGAGTGGTTTCTATTGTAGGTATGGGGGGTCTGGGCAAAACTACTCttgcaaaaaaattgtacAATCACATTGAACTAAGGCGCCAATTTAATTGTAAAGCGTTCGTTTATGTGTCTCAAGAGTATAGAAGAAGAGAGACTCTGCGAAGAATCATCAAAGATGTAAATGTTCCATATATAGGTGATTTGGAGGAAGTAGATGAAGAGGAGATGGTAAAGAAGCTGTACGAATTCTTGAGAGGGAGGAAGTATCTTGTGGTTCTTGATGATGTATGGGAAAATGAAGTTTGGGATAGTTTGGAAGCTGCATTTCCTACTAGTGGAATGGCAGGAAGTAAG GTGATGCTGACAACCCGAAACAGGGAGGTTGCCTTACATGCAGATGCAAGGAGCACTCCCCATGAGCCGCGAATGCTGACAGAGGATGAAAGCCTGGAATTGTTTCGCAAGAAAGCACTCCCGGGAATGGATCATTTTCCCTCCGACTTGGAGAATCTAGGAAGAGAGATGGTGACGAAATGCGGTGGTCTACCCTTGGCATTGGTGGTGCTTGGGGGATTACTATCCAGGAAAATGAAGACTAGAGAGGAATGGGAACTTGTCCTTCAAAACATCAGTTGGCACCTGATTGATCAAGATCGTGTTTCTGCAATTTTAGCCCTGAGCTATAAAGACTTGCCTTTCTACTTAAAATCATGTTTTCTCCATTTGGGTCTTTTTCCTGAGGATTTCTCCATACCAAAAACGCAATTGATGCGCTTGTGGGTAGCAGAAGGATTCTTACCCCAACAAGGGGAAGATACAGCAGAAGGTGTAGCTGAAAATTGCTTGAACGAGTTGATTAATAGGTGCATGATCCAAGTGGGAACTCTAACCTCACTTGGGAGGGTTAAGACCATCAGCATCCATGATCTTCTTAgagacttctctctctccgtaTCGAGGGAAGAAAATTTTCTAGGAATTTATACTGGTGGTGAAGTTGAATCATCAGTTTCCCCATCAACCAAATCTCGAAGAATTGCCTTAAATTCTAACCCTACGCAGCATGGTTTCCTACACTCACCTTTCCTAAATCCATATGCTCCCCATTTACGATCCCTTCATTTTTTCAACCGCTTTCAACATCCAGAAttctattttattaaaaaggatTTCAAGTTGCTGAAGGTCTTGGATCTAAAGCATGCAATGGGATCCACGCACACACCTAGTGCTATAGGGATCCTAATTCAGTTGAGGTATCTTGGAGTGAGccagatttttaaaaattgctaCATCCCACCATCGATTGGAAACTTGAAGAACCTAGAGACACTGGATTTGGGAACTTCTTTTTCACCCATCCCCAATGTAATTTGGAAGATGAAACGTTTGAGGCATTTGCTGCTTTGTGATAAGTCCCAACCAAATCGTGTCAAGCTTAGATTGGACACCTTGAGCCATTTACAGACCCTAAAAACTATAAGGGCTGGAAGATGGATAGAAGACGGAGGCTTAGCCAACATGATCAGTCTACGACGACTGGGAATAGAAAGATTATCACAAGAAAGGGTAAACTTGGTGATTTCAATACTAAGGAGAATGTGCTACCTGCAATCGTTGTCACTGGAGGTGATGAACAATGAAACATTCCCAACATCCATGGGCCTCTCTCATTTCCAACATCTCCACAAGCTGTGTTTGAAGGGGAAAATAGAGAAGTTACCTCATGTACGTGAATTTCCGCCAAACCTAGTCAAGCTAAGTTTGATTGGTTCTGAGCTCCAGAAAGATTCGATAGTTCAACTAGAAAGGTTGCCATACCTGAAGATGCTTGTCTTGGGGAACCAATCATACAAATGGAGGGAACTGGTTTCCTCTTCAGAAGGGTTTCCACAACTGCAAGTTCTACACCTTGTTTCTTTAATGGAGTTGGAGGAATGGACAGTGGAAGAAAATGCAATGATGAAGCTCAAGCATCTGAAGATAGAAGATTGCCCCAGACTGAAGATTCCAGAAAGATTGAAGTTGTCGAATACTGTTAAGATATTAGAGGTTGTTACAGAGTACGACCCGTTCAAACGATGGCGTTCGCCTGAATGGACAAAAGCTTCAAAAAACAGATTAGATTGTTTCAAATGTTTCCAAGATTAA
- the LOC18774821 gene encoding non-structural maintenance of chromosomes element 1 homolog: MTELNWRHQTVIQALLSRGPLKEDQFHRIFTGLTGKTPGSDRQRFDDFLLKINKALSYVQFELRGCRFQYDGQVYYGVVNNVSDEESKLGTKYSVAQIAFYKAIIEAIVQDGAAQGTISNIDALNLRLENQVLMGTTSQSHGGLPHVPPALKNFSISMKEKTLDELVQDQWLSVTPDNYIGLGVRSFLDLRSWFRSNDVPACEVCNEAGVKAALCQKEGCIARIHEYCLKKLFSERKGERVCPSCGTQWQYTVTKAEAVEDDEPNYPTQSQPPVGPKKKRLRRNEIGDGDISGSSQASLPGGPNLRRSTRSSIRLQ; this comes from the exons ATGACAGAACTAAACTGGAGACACCAGACGGTCATTCAGGCTCTGCTTTCACGCGGCCCACTCAAGGAGGACCAGTTCCACCGCATCTTCACGGGCCTCACCGGAAAAACCCCAG GTAGTGACCGGCAGCGATTTGATGATTTTCTTCTGAAGATAAACAAGGCACTTTCTTATGTTCAGTTTGAGTTGCGGGGATGCAGATTTCAATATGATGGTCAAGTTTATTACGGAGTTGTCAATAATGTTTCTGACGAAGAATCGAAGCTGGGAACAAAATATTCAGTTGCCCAGATTGCTTTCTATAAGGCTATT ATAGAAGCAATCGTGCAAGATGGTGCAGCTCAAGGAACCATATCTAACATTGATGCTCTTAATCTGCGTTTAGAGAATCAG GTTCTAATGGGTACAACGTCGCAATCACATGGAGGTCTACCTCATGTCCCTCCtgcattaaaaaatttctcaatatCTATGAAGGAAAAAACTCTTGATGAACTCGTACAGGACCAGTGGCTTAGCGTTACTCCAGATAATTATATTGGACTTGGTGTCAGATCCTTCCTCGATCTACGAAGTTGGTTTCGCAGTAATgatgttccggcgtgtgaAGTGTGCAATGAAGCTGGGGTGAAG GCAGCGTTGTGCCAAAAAGAAGGTTGTATAGCTCGAATCCATGAGTACTGTCTTaagaaattgttttcagaaaGAAAG GGGGAAAGAGTTTGTCCAAGTTGCGGTACTCAGTGGCAATATACGGTAACCAAAGCAGAAGCTGTAGAAGATGATGAACCAAATTACCCTACTCAAAGCCAGCCACCTGTAGGACCCAAGAAAAAGAGGCTGAGAAGAAATGAAATTGGTGATGGAGATATATCTGGTTCCTCTCAAGCTTCTTTACCTGGTGGTCCTAATCTAAGAAGATCAACTCGAAGCTCTATCCGTCTTCAATAA
- the LOC18774239 gene encoding uncharacterized protein LOC18774239 — protein MNNFSAEDLSTIGGIATVSLLHSFIPTHWLPFSIVGRAQKWTLSRTLFVTAFGAVLHVISTSILGITAVTMANTIAGEETVHKLASLLLVVLGGGYILLFLTGKGGHSHSHNQPMEKMAVAGLVLVPALSPCATTLPVFLAVGNSSSMMVLAIIVLLFSTITVMTSLVALSFYGASQLKFHWVERYDKLLVGSVLCLVGMLTLVFHDHDGEGGTTGEHLHRKIIAL, from the exons ATGAACAATTTCAGCGCTGAAGATCTGTCAACCATCGGAGGAATCGCAACGGTGTCGCTTCTGCATTCCTTCATACCCACGCATTGGCTCCCCTTCTCCATCGTAGGCCGAGCCCAGAAATGGACTCTCTCCCGCACACTCTTCGTCA CTGCATTTGGAGCAGTCTTGCATGTAATATCCACTTCAATACTCGGTATAACAGCAGTCACCATGGCAAATACCATAGCCGGCGAGGAAACAGTACATAAACTTGCTTCACTTCTGCTCGTAGTTCTTGGTGGCGGTTACATTTTGTTGTTCTTAACTGGAAAAGGCGGTCACAGTCATTCACACAACCAACCCATGGAAAAGATGGCTGTTGCAGGACTTGTACTCGTTCCTGCATTGTCTCCTTGTGCAACCACACTTCCGGTATTTCTTGCTGTTGGGAATTCATCTTCCATGATGGTGCTTGCTATCATAGTGCTGCTATTCAG CACCATAACCGTGATGACTTCACTGGTTGCACTGTCATTCTATGGTGCCAGTCAGCTCAAGTTTCACTGGGTGGAGCGGTACGACAAACTTCTTGTTGGGTCGGTGCTTTGTTTGGTAGGAATGTTGACACTTGTTTTTCATGATCATGATGGAGAGGGAGGTACCACTGGGGAGCATTTGCATAGGAAAATCATTGCCCTCTGA